Proteins encoded in a region of the Haloglomus salinum genome:
- a CDS encoding AbrB/MazE/SpoVT family DNA-binding domain-containing protein: protein MADDENDGLFTPTVLKNLQEAAEGATRQQQRMLQQVLTGGGMAGAAGAGSEGGAGGLAPQLSAMSQMATFKTRVQSGGRISIPDAEREALDIEEGDIVQTVVIPVKRKRDEDD from the coding sequence ATGGCAGACGACGAGAACGACGGGCTGTTCACGCCGACCGTGCTGAAGAACCTCCAGGAGGCCGCCGAGGGCGCGACTCGCCAGCAGCAGCGGATGCTCCAGCAGGTGCTGACCGGGGGCGGAATGGCCGGCGCGGCAGGGGCCGGCAGCGAGGGGGGTGCGGGCGGCCTCGCCCCGCAACTGAGCGCGATGAGTCAGATGGCGACGTTCAAGACACGGGTGCAGTCCGGCGGCCGCATCAGTATCCCGGACGCCGAGCGCGAGGCGCTCGACATCGAGGAGGGAGACATCGTCCAGACAGTCGTCATCCCGGTCAAGCGCAAGCGCGACGAGGACGATTGA
- a CDS encoding beta-ketoacyl-ACP reductase has translation MLEGQTCLVTGASRGIGRGVAEELGTHGANVVVNYRSSEDLAHEVCDHIEDDCDGEAVPAQADVADYDEVQTMVEGVREEFGGVDVLVNNAGITVDKKFESMTREDWDRVVDVNLGGVFNCTKACFEDLCDAEDGRLINISSVVGQQGNYGQANYATTKSGLFGFTRTIALEMASSGSTANCVAPGFVATDMLETVPERVQEKILDRIPLNRFATVDDVAGIVRFVASEDAGYMTGQILAVNGGMEW, from the coding sequence ATGCTAGAAGGACAGACCTGTCTGGTGACCGGTGCCTCCCGGGGCATCGGTCGCGGGGTCGCGGAGGAACTCGGCACACACGGCGCGAACGTCGTGGTCAACTACCGCTCCTCGGAGGACCTCGCACACGAGGTGTGCGACCACATCGAGGACGACTGCGACGGCGAGGCGGTCCCGGCGCAGGCCGACGTGGCCGACTACGACGAGGTACAGACGATGGTCGAGGGGGTCCGCGAGGAGTTCGGGGGCGTCGACGTGCTGGTGAACAACGCCGGCATCACCGTCGACAAGAAGTTCGAGAGCATGACCCGGGAGGACTGGGACCGGGTCGTCGACGTGAACCTCGGCGGCGTGTTCAACTGCACGAAGGCCTGCTTCGAGGACCTCTGCGACGCCGAGGACGGCCGCCTCATCAACATCTCCTCGGTCGTCGGCCAGCAGGGGAACTACGGGCAGGCCAACTACGCCACCACCAAATCCGGCCTGTTCGGCTTCACGCGGACCATCGCACTGGAGATGGCCAGCAGCGGGTCGACCGCAAACTGCGTGGCCCCGGGGTTCGTCGCCACCGATATGCTGGAGACGGTCCCCGAGCGGGTGCAGGAGAAGATCCTCGACCGCATCCCGCTCAACCGCTTCGCCACCGTCGACGATGTCGCCGGCATCGTCCGCTTCGTCGCCAGCGAGGACGCCGGCTACATGACCGGGCAGATTCTGGCCGTCAACGGCGGGATGGAGTGGTAA
- a CDS encoding poly(R)-hydroxyalkanoic acid synthase subunit PhaE, which produces MSDSYDFGQQWAEMAEQMNEAMEQNMESQSAFMQSWAEAMESSMPAEDELAEGMEGYSQAYEVWMDAAEQLLERTEDAAAGEDVSFTELRDIWLQSANEAFKEVMDTSAFAAANGQLVQSMMEMQEELNELSEDTLEEMGLPTGSHIDEVGERLVELERRQHAVEQKLDRVLEHLEDGGE; this is translated from the coding sequence ATGAGCGATTCATACGATTTCGGACAGCAGTGGGCGGAGATGGCCGAGCAGATGAACGAAGCCATGGAGCAGAACATGGAGTCCCAGTCGGCGTTCATGCAGTCGTGGGCCGAAGCGATGGAGTCCTCCATGCCGGCCGAGGACGAACTCGCGGAGGGGATGGAGGGGTACAGCCAGGCGTACGAGGTGTGGATGGACGCGGCCGAGCAGCTGCTAGAGCGGACCGAGGACGCCGCCGCCGGCGAGGACGTGTCGTTCACGGAGCTGCGCGACATCTGGCTCCAGAGCGCCAACGAGGCGTTCAAAGAGGTGATGGACACCAGCGCGTTCGCGGCAGCCAACGGCCAGCTCGTCCAGTCGATGATGGAGATGCAGGAAGAGCTGAACGAGCTGAGCGAGGACACCCTCGAGGAGATGGGGCTGCCGACCGGCTCGCACATCGACGAGGTGGGCGAGCGGCTGGTCGAGCTGGAGCGGCGCCAGCACGCCGTCGAGCAGAAGCTCGACCGCGTCCTGGAGCACCTCGAGGACGGGGGTGAGTGA
- a CDS encoding DUF502 domain-containing protein: MSSWKRDIARGLIVVLPILVTAYIIAWLYNQLAKVPSPLPPKVYGSEFLAELVGVFVLIIVFGLLVLSAGYLMRTALGDLVEEGIDDVANQLPGLRVVYNASKMAVETAVSGTEELQAPVKLETWNGLRMTAFKTGKTTEDGRDVLFLPTAPNITTGFVIEVDPEEYTETNERVEDALTRILSAGFGETRDQPLPVDVGRSDGDDDDG; encoded by the coding sequence ATGTCGTCCTGGAAACGAGACATCGCCCGGGGGCTCATCGTCGTCCTCCCCATCCTGGTCACCGCGTACATCATCGCGTGGCTGTACAACCAGCTCGCGAAGGTGCCCTCCCCGCTCCCACCCAAGGTGTACGGCAGCGAGTTCCTCGCGGAACTCGTCGGCGTGTTCGTCCTCATCATCGTGTTCGGTCTGCTGGTGCTGTCGGCGGGCTACCTGATGCGGACCGCGCTGGGGGACCTCGTCGAGGAAGGAATCGACGACGTAGCCAACCAGCTGCCGGGGCTGCGCGTGGTGTACAACGCGTCGAAGATGGCGGTCGAGACGGCGGTATCGGGGACCGAGGAACTGCAGGCGCCGGTCAAGCTCGAGACGTGGAACGGACTCCGGATGACCGCGTTCAAGACCGGTAAGACGACCGAAGACGGCCGTGACGTGCTCTTCCTGCCGACCGCACCCAACATCACCACCGGCTTCGTCATCGAGGTCGACCCGGAGGAGTACACCGAGACCAACGAGCGCGTCGAGGACGCGCTGACGCGCATCCTCAGCGCCGGCTTCGGCGAGACCCGCGACCAGCCCCTCCCTGTCGACGTGGGCAGGAGCGACGGGGACGACGACGACGGATAG
- the cgi121 gene encoding KEOPS complex subunit Cgi121, translated as MRLVEGIVHVAGEAEPNAPEAVPVFDGVDALVAELDAVAADGVTVQAFDAGLVVDRRHLERAVELADRERERGEGIARGRAVEVLLYAAGRRQIDRALEMGVSPGATRAVVLVASEHADADEAAAADAVRELVEPAETLGDYDESRVRAFFDIDDAELAATDADLPALVRERVALLVVNR; from the coding sequence ATGCGGCTCGTCGAGGGCATCGTCCACGTCGCGGGTGAGGCGGAGCCGAATGCACCCGAAGCGGTCCCCGTCTTCGACGGCGTGGACGCGCTGGTCGCCGAACTGGACGCCGTCGCCGCGGACGGCGTCACCGTGCAGGCGTTCGACGCGGGACTCGTGGTCGACCGGCGGCACCTCGAACGAGCCGTCGAACTCGCCGACCGCGAGCGCGAGCGCGGCGAGGGCATCGCTCGGGGCCGTGCCGTCGAGGTTCTGCTGTACGCGGCCGGCCGCCGGCAGATCGACCGGGCGCTCGAGATGGGGGTCAGTCCGGGAGCCACGAGAGCGGTCGTGCTGGTAGCCAGCGAGCACGCCGACGCGGACGAGGCGGCCGCCGCGGACGCGGTCCGGGAGCTGGTCGAACCCGCGGAGACGCTGGGCGACTACGACGAATCGCGGGTGCGGGCGTTCTTCGACATCGACGACGCGGAACTGGCGGCGACGGACGCCGACCTGCCGGCACTCGTCCGCGAGCGGGTGGCGCTGCTGGTGGTGAACCGGTAG
- a CDS encoding gamma-glutamylcyclotransferase family protein has product MLVFVYGTLTDPTRAREVLDATPEFVADAVVVGCHRVDGDYPTLVPGGTCAGRLLRVQKPDLHRLDAYEGVDRGLYTRVSVPFEGPVGDASAGTVETYVGAPDALDAPGSWSGEGTLAERVQAYVENGGVVVRRLD; this is encoded by the coding sequence GTGCTGGTGTTCGTCTACGGGACGCTGACAGACCCCACCCGCGCTCGCGAGGTCCTCGACGCGACTCCCGAGTTCGTCGCCGACGCGGTCGTCGTGGGGTGCCACCGCGTCGACGGCGACTACCCGACGCTCGTTCCGGGCGGGACGTGCGCGGGCAGGCTGCTCCGGGTCCAGAAGCCCGACCTCCACCGGCTCGACGCGTACGAGGGCGTCGACCGGGGGCTCTACACCCGTGTCTCGGTTCCGTTCGAGGGGCCGGTCGGCGACGCTTCCGCGGGAACCGTCGAGACGTACGTCGGCGCCCCCGACGCGCTGGACGCTCCCGGCTCGTGGTCGGGCGAGGGGACACTCGCGGAGCGCGTGCAGGCGTACGTCGAGAACGGGGGCGTGGTCGTCCGCCGGCTCGACTGA
- the phaC gene encoding class III poly(R)-hydroxyalkanoic acid synthase subunit PhaC, whose amino-acid sequence MASEGREEFDPFRLALNSQQEAMQAMQDAMESSQALPDQLDRLSEVEVGETPSEVVYSENKLELLHYESQTEEQHGVPILIVYALINKPFILDLQPDRSVVRRLLEAGHDVYLIDWNEPSRLDQHLTINDYVERYIDNCVDVVRERSGQDSINILGYCMGGTFTAMYAALFPEKVRTLGLMAAGLCFDDTGGVLELWGDDEYYDPRDVPDAFGNMPAEMLDVGFALMDPVANYVSKYVRFFDNVENDDFVENFARMERWLDEGIDVAGDTYVQFLEDIYQDNKLYNNELYLDGKHIDLANIDMPVLQIMGEYDHLIPAESSKPFNEVIGSDDTEIIEYPTGHIGLAVSGSSHRDVWPRVAEWYLEKSATDPEHLAEVEAAVEAAGDIDIDIDHEAALAEGVTPEEAIAEETEAIEETVETEAEADIHAEDVDPAGAEGSDLEEISGIGPTYAERLRDGDIVTIAELAAADAERVAELAGVGTDRATDWIIQAQD is encoded by the coding sequence ATGGCCAGCGAGGGCCGGGAGGAGTTCGACCCGTTCCGGCTGGCGCTCAACTCCCAGCAGGAGGCCATGCAGGCGATGCAGGACGCGATGGAGTCGAGCCAGGCGCTGCCCGACCAGCTGGACCGTCTCTCGGAGGTCGAGGTCGGGGAGACCCCCAGCGAGGTCGTCTACTCGGAGAACAAGCTGGAGCTGCTCCACTACGAGTCACAGACCGAGGAACAACACGGCGTTCCCATCCTCATCGTCTACGCGCTCATCAACAAGCCGTTCATCCTGGACCTCCAGCCCGACCGCTCGGTCGTCCGGCGGCTGCTGGAGGCGGGCCACGACGTCTACCTCATCGACTGGAACGAGCCCTCACGGCTCGACCAGCACCTCACCATCAACGATTACGTCGAGCGCTATATCGACAACTGCGTCGACGTGGTCCGGGAGCGCTCCGGCCAGGACTCCATCAACATCCTCGGCTACTGCATGGGCGGCACCTTCACCGCGATGTACGCCGCGCTGTTCCCGGAGAAGGTCCGCACGCTCGGGCTGATGGCCGCGGGCCTGTGCTTCGACGACACCGGCGGCGTCCTCGAGCTGTGGGGCGACGACGAGTACTACGACCCCCGCGACGTGCCGGACGCCTTCGGCAACATGCCCGCGGAGATGCTGGACGTGGGGTTCGCGCTGATGGACCCGGTCGCCAACTACGTCTCGAAGTACGTCCGCTTCTTCGACAACGTCGAGAACGACGACTTCGTGGAGAACTTCGCGCGGATGGAGCGCTGGCTCGACGAGGGAATCGACGTGGCCGGGGACACGTACGTCCAGTTCCTGGAGGACATCTACCAGGACAACAAGCTGTACAACAACGAGCTGTACCTGGACGGCAAGCACATCGACCTGGCGAACATCGACATGCCCGTCCTCCAGATCATGGGGGAGTACGACCACCTCATCCCCGCCGAGTCCTCGAAGCCGTTCAACGAGGTCATCGGGAGCGACGACACCGAGATCATCGAGTACCCGACCGGCCACATCGGCCTGGCGGTGTCGGGCTCGTCGCACCGTGACGTCTGGCCCCGTGTCGCGGAGTGGTATCTGGAGAAGTCCGCCACCGACCCCGAGCACCTGGCCGAGGTGGAGGCAGCCGTGGAGGCGGCCGGCGACATCGATATCGACATCGACCACGAGGCCGCCCTCGCGGAGGGCGTCACGCCCGAGGAGGCCATCGCGGAGGAGACCGAGGCCATCGAGGAGACCGTCGAGACCGAGGCCGAGGCCGACATCCACGCCGAGGATGTCGACCCTGCCGGTGCCGAGGGGAGCGACCTCGAGGAGATCAGCGGTATCGGCCCGACGTACGCCGAGCGGCTCCGTGATGGCGATATCGTGACCATCGCGGAACTCGCGGCCGCGGACGCCGAACGTGTCGCGGAACTCGCCGGCGTGGGGACGGACCGCGCGACCGACTGGATCATCCAGGCCCAGGACTGA
- a CDS encoding alpha/beta fold hydrolase, whose amino-acid sequence MSDSTSAGEIRHTTVETGDGRGNPQETELRYRVAGPEGAPPVVCLHGIGLDAADVSFRYLLPALAEDLRVYAPDLPGHGGSEKPRLSYTTRFFRRATREFVTDRGLDQPSLVGVSMGGGVALGHALAHGADRLVLVNSYGLGADAPWRPAAAAMLRTPFAHRGWWAGIGSSRTAVREHLRTMTGSAPPEDLVADVYEAVGSAAVGRTVSSWQRDEFRADGLRTDFSDRLDELDAETLFVHGKQDPLLPASWSVTAAEETGASLEVFGDCGHWTPREAPERFARSVRRFLAGA is encoded by the coding sequence GTGAGCGACTCGACGAGCGCGGGCGAAATCCGCCACACGACGGTCGAGACCGGCGACGGGCGCGGCAACCCCCAGGAGACGGAGCTGCGCTACCGTGTCGCCGGCCCCGAGGGCGCCCCGCCGGTCGTCTGCCTGCACGGCATCGGCCTCGACGCTGCCGACGTCTCCTTTCGCTACCTCCTGCCGGCGCTGGCCGAGGACCTGCGGGTGTACGCCCCCGACCTGCCCGGTCACGGGGGGAGCGAGAAGCCCCGGCTGTCGTACACGACACGGTTCTTCCGGCGGGCGACCCGAGAGTTCGTCACGGACCGCGGGCTGGACCAGCCGTCCCTGGTCGGCGTGTCGATGGGTGGCGGCGTGGCGCTGGGCCACGCGCTCGCGCACGGCGCCGACCGGCTCGTCCTCGTCAACAGCTACGGGCTGGGCGCCGACGCGCCGTGGCGACCGGCGGCGGCGGCGATGCTCCGGACGCCGTTCGCCCACCGGGGCTGGTGGGCGGGAATCGGGAGCAGCCGGACGGCCGTGCGCGAGCACCTGCGGACGATGACCGGTAGTGCACCGCCCGAGGACCTCGTGGCCGACGTGTACGAGGCCGTCGGGTCGGCGGCCGTCGGGCGGACGGTGTCGTCGTGGCAGCGCGACGAGTTCCGGGCCGACGGCCTCCGGACGGACTTCTCCGACCGACTGGACGAACTCGACGCCGAGACATTGTTCGTCCACGGGAAGCAGGACCCGCTGCTCCCGGCGTCGTGGTCGGTGACGGCGGCCGAGGAGACGGGCGCGTCGCTGGAGGTGTTCGGTGACTGTGGTCACTGGACACCGCGCGAGGCGCCCGAACGGTTCGCTCGGAGCGTCCGACGGTTCCTGGCCGGGGCCTGA
- a CDS encoding MaoC family dehydratase: protein MSSGSGYPSVLDYWSRTSAAMVEGMIEANRAATTAFTVTADSDSDSDPEAERGLRAEERITAGGDLPEWETDIETAGTSRTLSVGDRVRFSKRLSEADVERFAAASGDTNPLHLDEEWAQETRFEGRIAHGTLVAGTISAALARLPGGVIYLSQDLEFRAPVRIGDQVTADVEVVEDLGKDRFRLRTTVESSDRSVIDGEAVVLIEDVPDHD from the coding sequence ATGAGTTCTGGCTCCGGGTATCCGTCGGTCCTCGACTACTGGTCGCGCACCTCCGCGGCGATGGTCGAGGGGATGATTGAGGCGAACCGCGCGGCGACCACGGCGTTCACCGTGACCGCCGACTCTGACTCCGACTCCGACCCCGAGGCCGAGCGTGGCCTCCGGGCGGAGGAGCGCATCACCGCGGGCGGCGACCTCCCGGAGTGGGAGACCGATATCGAGACGGCCGGTACCAGCCGCACCCTGTCGGTCGGTGACCGTGTCCGCTTCTCGAAGCGGCTCTCCGAGGCGGATGTCGAGCGTTTCGCTGCCGCCTCCGGCGACACCAACCCCCTCCATCTCGACGAGGAGTGGGCCCAGGAGACGCGCTTCGAGGGCCGCATCGCCCACGGGACGCTCGTGGCGGGCACCATCAGCGCCGCGCTCGCGCGGCTACCGGGCGGTGTCATCTATCTCTCGCAGGACCTCGAGTTCCGCGCCCCCGTCCGCATCGGCGACCAGGTCACCGCCGACGTCGAGGTCGTCGAGGACCTCGGGAAGGACCGCTTCCGTCTCCGGACGACCGTCGAGTCCAGCGACCGGTCGGTCATCGACGGCGAGGCCGTCGTCCTCATCGAGGACGTCCCGGACCACGACTGA